One Dermacentor albipictus isolate Rhodes 1998 colony chromosome 10, USDA_Dalb.pri_finalv2, whole genome shotgun sequence genomic window, CTTTGCTTTCATAgctacagaaagttgtccgcgagtatagcaaCCACTGCTCTTGCTGGGAAGTATGAGCGGGTAGAGTTCCGAGACAATGGGAAAGAGCGATTTTGACGTGCATCCAATTCATCATCGCATGAAGCGTTTGCAGGCAGTTTTTGTTTCCCATTTATAAACATGGGCAGCTTTCAATGCCATCTCTATGACTTTTTGCCGGCCACGTAGAACAATGGGCTAAGAGAGGTTTGCCGTGAACAATGGGGAAAACGTTGCGTTGGCGACAAGCCACAATTACAACGACCTATCTGTTCCTTCTCTTCTTGAAATGTAGCCATCTTAAGTCACACTTTTCTTCAAGAACCTCTGGTAAAGGTAGCAGCAATATTTTTTCTTGAAGATATTGCTTTAAGGAAGACACTGAGATGGGACATAAATGTAACCTTAGTCGCGTGTAGCCTGAAACACGGAAAATCCAGTTGAATAACCTCTTCTTTGGCCGACATAGACCAGTGCACTTGTCCCGGAAATCAGGGTATGAAATATGCTTGCTCTTTTGACTCTTATCTGCCTGATACGCTCTTCACTGGTCAGTGCATGGATACAGACGCCAAAGATTGAAGAATGTTCAGGCAAGTACATCTTCCTCTGTTGACCTTCACCATGCAACAATGAGTTAAAGTGGCTGACTGTTGTGGATTCGATGCTCGTGTCAGTCAGGACGAACGTGATTCTTGGTACTTCTCACCATTCACATAAATGGTCACTGAAGGTGCGGTGGGAAAACATTTAGTTTTTTGCAATTTCATATATTTATTATAGATCACTCTGCTGGACCCGGAGCATTGAAACTCTAGTAAATGATCATGCACTCAACAAACACTAACTTCAAACACGGTGATAAACATATGGCTAAATAGGAATGAATGAGTAATATCCACAAACATATCACATAATTGCTACACCTTCAAGAAGCGTGCTACATGTCCTTTCAACCGAGAGAAAAAGATCGCAATATATCTTTGTGGCTTTGttcaaagaaaagaagagaaagtgaaaGAATCGAGGAACGGCAGGATTGCTAACCAGATggatgtccggttggctaccctgcacaaaGGAAAGGGGTTGAATGACTGAAAGAAAAACAACATGGTTGCAGACAGATGGAGGTTTGAAATGATGAGCAGCAGGTGAACAAATTAAGCCACTGGTTCGGCAAAAAATCTTGGCTTCGTCACGGTAAGAATGGCCTCCCTTGACAGGATTCTTTTCTATCCTTCTTACACAATGAATAGGAGCCTAAGCCAGTAAGAAATTGTGGGCTGAAAGGTCGGTAGCATTGGGGCTTTTGCCTTTAGAGAAAATTCACATCATTAAAGTCTGTATGAGTGTGATGGCAACGCAACAGCACTTGATGCTAGATAATGCTGATCCCGCTGTAGTACAAACGTTTACTTACATTCGTCGGCTAGTCTATGCAGATTACATTGAGTGTGGTTACTGAGCATTCGGCACAAGTTTTCATCCTTCCTCTGGCGACAGGTCCTGTGGGATTAAAATGCTCAAAAGGCCGTTTTTTAAAATGTCCTTCGACACAGTGGGCTCTGGAGGTGCTGGGTTGTCGATCCCGGAAGTTGTCATATTCCATTTCGTTCATCGCACTTGCCGCGAAGTGAACAATCTGCTTGCGCAGCCCCTTTTCCCAACCTGTAGAGCTATTTCGTGTTGAAACTTTCGAGTACCGTCGAATTAACCGCGAAGATGTGTCGAGCGTTTCCCATTGAACAGAAGAATGCGCGAATGAATGCATGCATGGATGTATGAACGATGAATGAATGCACCAATAAAATAATGTATGAATGATATATGGTCGAATGACGGAATTCGTGGAATAATGCAGGAACAATGTACTGAAGAATGAAACCTTCGTTCTTTCTAAAAGGGGCCTGAAAGCAATGCAAGCTAGATAGCTTGTACGATTCCATGGCTATAGGTAGCACGAGCATGACACGGACAGAGGAGCCAATGACCACGAGCGCTCACTTTGACAGATCTTTACGTTCGATTAATTTCAATGCCGATTCAGTGTAAGTGCTAGTGTAATCAGAGGAAGTGCTTGTTACTTTATAGTGAGTACAATTTATGGCTCGTGGTTGAGTGCTTCTCTGTGGTTCATGCTCGCGCTGAGCGTAACCACAAAATGTGCCACCAGGCTCAGGGAGACGCAGTCCAGGTGGTGACAACTCTGCTTGTGTAAAGCTGGTGAACGTCTCCAAGAACTTATGGATGTAGTTTACCACATAGCATTAGTGGTGGAGCGTCTTTGCGAGGATTACCCCGTCAGGTATCAAGAGAATGGAACACCAGAAATAGGATTGGTAGCATAAAAAGCGGGGACATACCACGTTGAAGCGGCGTTGTTGGTTGACGGAAAATTATTCGTGCCATCTAAACTTGTGTTTATTTTGGTAGCACTTTAGTTTGCTTATTTTTTGTCTTCTTCAGATCTCCAAGTTTTTCGCCTGAGCAACATCACCATCAAGGACGCAACGATTTCAGAAACCATGACCGTAAGGTTCACGATTACACTGAACGAAACACTCGGAGATAACCCGAAACTGAAGCTTGTCTTGCGTAAGAAGAATGGGATGAAAATTCCCTGCTTCCTTGGCTACGGGAGTTGGTACGGTTCTCTTGGCAGTATACAGTTCGATTTGGAGAAGCTTAATGCAGAGAAAAACGCGTATTAACTTGTACGCGACGCCTAAAAAAGCATTAAAAACAACTTCAGAGAAATACTTTGTCATTACGTGGTTTTCTCAAGGGTCTGATTCACAGACCTGTGGGATTTATTAATGCAGGTTCAAGGGATACCATCAACATTGTTCATTTACACGTGCTGAAGTGAATTTAGCGAAACAAAACAATTTTAATTGCCGAGTTAAAGTATGTAAGAATTTAAACTGACATTTAGAAGTTATTCGTCTTTTCAGACAACAAAGTGAGAATCAGAAATGTAACTTCGATGAAATGATTTACTTGTTATAGAAACTTTCTGTCAAGCAAAGCAAACTTTAGCTAAACTTTAAGGTGTTTCCTTAATGTGTGCAGTAATTAGGTTTTGAGCCAGTATATCAGGATATATCAATGGGGAACACGATCCCATAGAACTGCTCGAAAATCACTCGCGAGCTGCTGCAGCAATGCCTCCTTGGTTGGCGTGGGCGTATACTTCGATATTATGTCTCCGGCACTAGTATATGCGTTGGCTGGCGTCGCGACAGCTCAACAAGTGCGCGGCTCGTATGCAATACTCACACATGCACGTGGGCACGGCATTAGAACCAGAAGTCTATCATCGATGCGTATGGTGCTATTGTAACTAGCCTGTACAAGGAGGTCGAGACGCAAAGCCAGTGATGTGCGCCCAGCGCTTTGTCGGTCTCGTTTCGAACGAGCTTTTTGATTCTTACGCGAGAGCTTACAAAACTCATTTGTCATCGCGAAGTAGGTATATAGATACAATATGTGCGAAATAGCACCGAACGTCtcccatgtatgtatgtatgtatgtatgtatgtatgtatgtatgtatgtatgtatgtatgtatgtatgtatgtatgtatgtatgtatgtatgtatgtatgtatgtatgtatgtatgtatgtatgtatgtatgtatgtatgtatgtatgtatgtatgtatgtatgtatgtatgtatgtatgtatgtatgtatgtatgtatgtatgtatgtatgtatgtatgtatgtaagtatgtatgtatgtatgtatgtatgtatgtacgcacgtacgtacgtacgtacgtacgtactttCTTGTTACGCACGCGTAGCTCATACGTGATTTAAATATCTAGCTGCTCGCATATTTGTATTTACCTTTTGCCCTCTGTATATTCAAAATGCTTATTGTGCCTGTGTCGCTGAACTTGTTCTTTGTGACATTTGTTCTGCTATTACTCGAACAATATGTTAATGCCTTGATTTTCTTCATTTCGCTGACAGATAGTTGCTCCCCTCAATATTTAACCTTGATGAGAGGTCCCAATACTATCATTGGCTATTGGACCTCCTTTTGTATTTCATATGCGTTAGAAATTTATTGGTATTGCGTAAAGCAATAAATTGAAATTGAAAGTAAAATTCGATGGTTTATGGAATATCACAAACGAAGATAATTGTTTTAATTATTGAAATGTAATTGAGGAGTATGGGAATTACGAGATACCCGAATCTCTAATTCAATCAAGAAATAGAGGACAACAGGGATCGGTACATACCCAGGCGCTCATACCCAGTGTATACCCAGTACATATACttcatacccagtgacccaagtttgtgTCAAAGCGGTTCACTGAAGAGCTGCACATATCCAGGTAAACTAAGTTACCTAATTGGGCGTAAAATACGTCCATTGAAGAGTGGCCAAGTTGATGTCAAGAGGCTCattaaagagtggcacatacccacttgAACATATCCAGAGGCCCAAATCGACATCAAATAGGTTAGCTGAAGCGCAGCCCATACCTAGTTTCACGTATCCAGTGACTTAGGTTGGGGTTGAAtggattcattgaagagcggctcATACCCACTTACATATGCCTCCGGAGGCCCAATTAACATCAATAACGTTAATTGAATTGTGGTGCATACCTGGTATTACCCAGTTACTCAGGATGGGTtgaaggataggataggataggaataaactttgtttgtccaacggttattgatgttggtgcccgagGCTAGGGTGCCAGGGGTCCAGGGTTGAAAGGGTTTCATTAAAGAGAGCCAGATAagcactggcacatacccagtaacaTAAATTAGCCTGAAATCACTGACGTCATTGAAGTCCGCCACATAGGCAGTGGAACACGCTCAGTTATCCAAGTTGGCCTCAGAGAGATTCATTGAAGAATGATACATACTTAgttacacatacccagtgacccaagttgcggTCAGGTTCACTAATGAGCAGAACAGGCCAAGTGGCGTAACCTGTGCTCCACGATGCCATCACAGAGGGGCAATGAATAGTGGCACAGGCGCTCTTTGGTAAATGTCCCAATGCCATATATCCGGTGGCACAAGATGGTCCAATGATTGGTTTCGCACCATGTTCCAGCAGCGCCGCAGCCTGATGTCCTACCCATTAGACGGCCCATTCCCAGTGGCCGACGTTGGCGGGAAAATGATTACAGACAGCTATATTGAtcgatcgatagatagatagggtAGATAGATGATAGATAAATATGTATGTTATCGGTATATAGAAAGTTCCCGGAAAGAGCGTCAAGTAGCCTAAAGAATGTTAACCACCCTTGGTTAACATGGTTGCTCAAGATTTGCAGGCCGCGTTTCCATCTAGTAATATTGAGATGAAATTCTGCGGATGCGAGTACTTTGGAAAGCACTCATCGAACAGTATTGACGTGCTCCTGTTTGCACATTTGGTGTTGCTGTTATTATATCGGATTAATAGTTTCGGCTGAGCCGCGCCTTTCTATTACTTTTCAGCACCTATAAGCTTTGTGATGGAACGACTGAACAAGAAAGAGCCTTAACACAGATGTGGAAGAACCAGTGCCCAGTGCCCGTCTTCGAAGAGACCCCGTCAATAGATGCCATGGTTATTCCATCTATACAGTTGGTTACTGGCGTAAGTATAGAACAAGTGCATCATATCCACTGGAAAATGAGCCTGTGCATATTTGTTTTCTCAGAATTCAGTGTGCTCTTCGGCTTAATGTGTAAGCTTGCAATGGGTTCGTCTTGAAATCTATCAGAAATTTAGTATTTATACTTAATGTTACGGATGCCACCTTTATTGTGGTAAATAAAGGAACTATTATCCATAAGAGTAAGTATTTCTGCTTGCAGGAggaacattttgcagtttttttcctgtagcgcaaatagcacaaggacgtagaaaaaaaaaaaacccagagaCACACACAGGCCCTAACTTCCAGCAACAATTTATTTCCGGAACGAACGCCACTTTTATACCCTCGCGTTatcttttgcttttttcttttttttcacaagcaCGTGTCTACCGGCAAGGTAACAGATAGTACAATGCACTTGCCCGCTAGGCTAAACCTAGTATATTTAACACATGCGCAGGCATTTCAACTGCTTCTGTGATAGTGACGCTACGCTTTCGAAAGTGTTTAAAAAATGTGAAGGTGTTACACGCCTAATCTGTGAATTTCTTAGTCCACTTGATGTGGCTTTCGAAGTGGCACTTGATAGGAGTATCCGCTTTCTCAGTCGAAATATTGTGCTGCCTGACGATCACATCTGCTGGCGTTTCCAGCCTAGAGTTAAGAAGTCTCTCTATCTTACAGTTCTACTCATTCCAATTTTATTAAAAGGGAGATAGCGAGAATGTGTTTGAGCAATGCAATAAAGAAGTCGTGCCTTCATTTAATGTCTTCCAGTTTTCAAGAACAGTTTGTGCGTTTGAGTGAGGCTGGGTTTCCAAGAAATTTGATTGTGTCGTTTGCTGAAGCATTGCTCGGAGCGACGCAGTCAACGGAGGCTGGTTTCTCGACGTCAGCTAGCGCACAGTCGGTTAAAATGTTTTTTGCAGTAATTCCATACATCTACCGCCTATCGCATAACTTGAAGATAGGACTACACCGAAAGGTTGACAAACAAGCTTATCATCTTGTGTGGGAGAGCAATACTTTATAGTACAATAAAGGAGGCGTGCGAAAAGCGgcccagaaagagagagaagagcgtAAATGCAGACAGGTAGACCAAAcaagcatccggtttgctaccctacactgggggtaagaGAAAGGGGAAATAGACGGAAGGAATGAAGCAAGTGATCAGTGCATGTGCAGTGAGGCGCCGTGACAACAAAGTCGAGTTAGGTAGTTGGTGGTCTGCGTTGATGACATATGGGAGAACCAAAGGGCCAGTGGTCGTGCTGCGGATAAGAGGCTGCGGGTGAGCCATGGGGCTTACTCGAGACTTGCCAGCAGTGGTTTAAGAGCATCAGCACTTGCGCTGCACTTGATGCTGACGGAGTGTGCAACTTGCTGAAGAGAGTACGTTAACTGTAGGACATGTGATATTTAAAGAATTCCGTTGCCCTGTGTAGTTATATCGGACAAACGGGCAGACACGTTAATGATAGGCTTAGGCAGCACTCCATTGAAGTTAGCAAGCCTTCGCCGGCTGGCTTTCTCGCAATTCATTGTCACAAGGGTGGACGCGTTCCCCGCTTTGAAGATACAATCATTATTGTGAGAAGCAAATGCGAATTAACTCGTCTTATCACTGAAAGTGGTCGCATTATAGAGTTTAGCGATGCTTGTGTTAGAAAATCGTCCCTGTCACTATCAAAGAAGGAGTTGGGGTGTCTGCGCAAGCATTGAATATAATAGTTTTTGCCTAGTCTGGAAGTGTGTTATACTATCATGTGCTCTGTTACCTTGTCAGTAGACACGtacttctgaaaaaaagaaagaaagaaaaagcgaggGTATAAACGTGGCGACCGTCCCGGAAATAAATTGTTTTTGCAAGTCAGCGCCTGTTTGTCCCTCGGTTTCTCTTCTACGTCCTTGTGCTATTTgcgctacgaaaaaaaaaacttcaaaaagAGCGATGTAGCCACGTCGGCTCAATGAAAAATTATGAGATAAAAGCCGATGGCGGTGAGGTAAAAAATATGAACTATAATT contains:
- the LOC139050625 gene encoding uncharacterized protein; the encoded protein is MLALLTLICLIRSSLVSAWIQTPKIEECSDLQVFRLSNITIKDATISETMTVRFTITLNETLGDNPKLKLVLRKKNGMKIPCFLGYGSCTYKLCDGTTEQERALTQMWKNQCPVPVFEETPSIDAMVIPSIQLVTGFAPTTISIKFKVTNGENIVGCQSLKVKIRRGKRKGPHGVMEKATGLEE